Proteins from one Deinococcus planocerae genomic window:
- the dinB gene encoding DNA polymerase IV, protein MEGATRKIIHVDMDAFYASVERRDDPRLRGRPLAVAWGGKRSVVLTASYEARVFGVRSAMPLYRALERCPGLTVVEPRLGAYREVSAQVRDIFAAYTPLVEPLSLDEAYLDVTAPLQGGPSATRIAQRIRAEIHGATGLTATAGVSVNKFLAKLASGMNKPDGLTLLLPREADALLAALPTGDFHGIGPATAAKLAAHGIHTGADLRSVPPEQLVAWFGRVGEHFARIARGQDDRPVEQGRAPVSIGTEETYADDLRTPEQVRGVLPDLARSVETRLVRAGLSGRVVILKLRFDSRAVVTRRVTLGYPVRDAGTLCRTAARLVSAELIGGRGVRLVGITVSGLGPPADPPPTLFGLPPG, encoded by the coding sequence GTGGAGGGGGCGACACGCAAGATCATCCACGTGGACATGGACGCCTTCTACGCGTCCGTGGAGCGGCGCGACGATCCGCGGCTGCGCGGGCGTCCCCTCGCCGTCGCCTGGGGCGGCAAGCGCTCGGTGGTCCTCACCGCCAGCTACGAGGCGCGGGTGTTCGGGGTGCGCAGCGCCATGCCCCTCTACCGCGCCCTCGAACGCTGCCCCGGTTTGACCGTCGTGGAGCCGAGGCTGGGCGCCTACCGCGAGGTGAGCGCGCAGGTGCGGGACATTTTTGCCGCCTACACGCCCCTCGTCGAGCCGCTGTCGCTCGACGAGGCGTACCTGGACGTGACGGCGCCGCTTCAGGGTGGGCCGAGTGCCACCCGCATCGCGCAGCGCATCCGCGCTGAGATTCACGGTGCGACTGGACTCACCGCCACGGCGGGGGTGAGCGTCAATAAGTTCCTGGCGAAGCTGGCGAGCGGCATGAACAAGCCCGACGGCCTGACCCTGCTGCTGCCCCGGGAGGCGGACGCGCTGCTGGCGGCCCTGCCCACCGGCGACTTCCACGGCATCGGCCCGGCGACCGCCGCGAAGCTCGCCGCGCACGGCATCCACACGGGAGCGGACCTGCGCTCCGTGCCGCCGGAGCAGCTCGTGGCGTGGTTCGGGCGGGTCGGCGAGCATTTCGCCCGCATCGCCCGGGGGCAGGATGACCGCCCGGTGGAGCAAGGCCGCGCGCCCGTGAGCATCGGGACGGAGGAGACCTACGCCGACGACCTGCGGACCCCGGAGCAGGTGCGCGGGGTGCTGCCGGACCTCGCCCGGTCGGTGGAGACGCGGCTCGTGCGGGCGGGGCTCTCGGGGCGGGTGGTCATCCTCAAGCTGAGGTTCGACAGCCGGGCCGTCGTCACCCGGCGGGTCACCCTGGGCTACCCCGTGCGCGACGCGGGGACGCTTTGCCGCACCGCCGCCCGCCTCGTGAGCGCCGAGCTGATCGGGGGCCGCGGGGTGCGGCTCGTGGGGATCACCGTCTCCGGGTTGGGCCCCCCCGCCGACCCTCCCCCCACCCTCTTCGGCCTGCCTCCGGGGTGA
- a CDS encoding 23S rRNA (cytosine(2499)-C(5))-methyltransferase, with product MSASAPKPARPRLRLRVTAAAESHLRAGHPWLYEGSVREQNRGGEAGEIAVVYDRRDRFLALGLYDPASPLRLRVLHAGSPVTVDGAWWAARLDAALLRRAPLFGPDTDGYRVVNGESDGFPGAVVDRYADTLVLKLYTAAWFPHLPLLLGLLEDRSPGFRVVLRLSRNTRDAAGEVGLHDGLTLVGQEPDGPVIFRESGLRFEADVVRGQKTGFFLDQRENRRRVGDLSRDRRVLNAFSFSGGFSLYAARGGAQGVVSLDISAHALEGARRNFALNEDDPSVAACHHETVQADVFEWLSTTRRTFDLIVLDPPSLARREAERAGAIRAYGRLAADGLRRLAPGGILVSASCSAHVGAEEFWDVVRAAAERTGRRWRELATTRHAPDHPATFPEAEYLKAVFIGLEA from the coding sequence ATGTCTGCCTCTGCCCCCAAGCCTGCCCGCCCTCGCCTGCGTCTGCGCGTGACGGCGGCAGCGGAGTCGCACCTGCGCGCGGGGCACCCCTGGCTCTACGAGGGCAGCGTGCGCGAGCAAAACCGGGGGGGCGAGGCCGGGGAGATCGCCGTCGTGTACGACCGCCGCGACCGTTTTCTCGCCCTCGGCCTGTACGATCCCGCGTCGCCGCTGCGGCTGCGGGTGCTGCACGCGGGCTCGCCCGTCACCGTGGACGGGGCGTGGTGGGCGGCCCGGCTGGACGCCGCCCTCCTGCGCCGTGCCCCCCTCTTCGGCCCGGATACGGACGGTTACCGGGTGGTCAACGGCGAGTCGGACGGCTTTCCCGGCGCGGTGGTGGACCGGTACGCCGACACGCTCGTCCTCAAGCTCTATACGGCGGCCTGGTTTCCGCACCTGCCCCTGTTGCTGGGGCTGTTGGAGGACCGTTCCCCTGGCTTCCGGGTCGTCCTGCGCCTGAGCCGCAACACCCGGGACGCGGCGGGGGAGGTGGGCCTGCACGACGGCCTGACGCTCGTCGGGCAGGAGCCGGACGGCCCGGTCATCTTCCGCGAGTCGGGCCTCCGCTTCGAGGCGGACGTGGTGCGCGGGCAGAAGACGGGCTTTTTCCTCGACCAGCGCGAGAACCGCCGCCGGGTGGGGGACCTCTCGCGGGACAGGCGGGTGCTCAACGCCTTTTCCTTCTCCGGGGGCTTCTCGCTGTACGCGGCGCGGGGTGGGGCGCAAGGGGTCGTGAGCCTCGACATCAGCGCGCACGCTCTGGAGGGCGCCCGGCGCAACTTCGCCCTGAACGAGGACGACCCGAGCGTCGCCGCCTGCCACCACGAAACCGTGCAGGCCGACGTGTTCGAGTGGCTTTCCACCACACGGCGCACGTTCGACCTGATCGTCCTCGATCCCCCGTCCCTCGCGCGGCGGGAGGCGGAACGGGCCGGGGCGATCCGGGCCTACGGGAGGCTGGCGGCGGACGGGCTGCGGCGGCTCGCGCCGGGCGGCATCCTCGTCAGCGCCTCGTGCTCGGCCCACGTGGGAGCGGAGGAGTTCTGGGACGTGGTGCGCGCGGCGGCGGAGCGTACTGGCCGGCGGTGGCGCGAACTCGCCACGACCCGCCACGCGCCCGACCACCCCGCCACCTTCCCCGAGGCCGAGTACCTCAAGGCCGTCTTTATCGGGCTCGAAGCCTGA
- a CDS encoding magnesium transporter CorA family protein codes for MSVRAFLYDSDGEDQEVELTPERVAGLTDRHLLWVDVTAPGREELDRLRTVLGLHRESVRTVLNPVGRPRLENFGRYFQINVVAVETVAGEPTDYRAVPLDFFSGPNYVVTVHPDEVTFLRDFRDQVRGDSDIGQLTSAAFLAALLDWHVTSYLRVLDDLEGEVDDLDEAVLRNPADREFLEDLVTLRRRVGRLRRLLAPHREVYAALARPDFTFIAETELGAHFRTLEDRFDRALDSIENARDLVLGSFELYTTGTSQRTNDSVRVLTVVTVLLGLVGAVAGLMGTNFTVEFYKSGTHGFELMLAALAVASLLIVWHARRSRWV; via the coding sequence ATGAGCGTGCGCGCGTTTCTCTACGATTCGGACGGCGAGGACCAGGAGGTGGAGCTGACCCCCGAGCGGGTCGCGGGGCTGACGGACCGGCACCTGCTGTGGGTGGACGTGACGGCGCCCGGGCGGGAGGAACTGGACCGCCTCCGAACGGTGCTGGGGCTCCACCGCGAGTCGGTGCGCACGGTCCTCAACCCGGTCGGACGGCCCCGCCTGGAGAATTTCGGGCGGTACTTCCAGATCAACGTGGTCGCCGTCGAGACGGTGGCGGGCGAGCCGACCGACTACCGGGCGGTGCCGCTCGACTTTTTCTCCGGGCCCAACTACGTGGTGACGGTCCACCCGGACGAGGTGACCTTCCTGCGCGACTTCCGCGATCAGGTGCGGGGCGACTCCGACATCGGGCAACTCACGTCGGCGGCCTTCCTGGCGGCGCTCCTCGACTGGCACGTGACGAGCTACCTGCGGGTGCTCGACGACCTGGAGGGCGAGGTGGACGACCTCGACGAGGCGGTGCTGCGCAACCCCGCCGACCGCGAGTTCCTGGAAGACCTCGTGACCCTGCGCCGCCGGGTGGGCCGGCTGCGCCGCCTGCTCGCCCCCCACCGCGAGGTCTACGCCGCCCTCGCCCGCCCCGACTTCACCTTCATCGCGGAGACGGAGCTGGGCGCGCACTTCCGCACCCTCGAAGACCGCTTCGACCGGGCGCTGGACTCCATCGAGAACGCCCGCGACCTCGTGCTGGGCTCCTTCGAGCTGTACACGACCGGGACCAGCCAGCGCACGAACGATTCCGTGCGCGTCCTGACCGTGGTGACGGTGCTGCTGGGCCTCGTCGGCGCGGTGGCGGGGCTGATGGGCACCAACTTCACGGTGGAATTCTACAAGAGCGGCACCCACGGCTTCGAGTTGATGCTCGCCGCGCTCGCCGTCGCCAGCCTGCTCATCGTGTGGCACGCCCGGCGCAGCCGCTGGGTGTGA
- a CDS encoding WD40 repeat domain-containing protein yields MSRLLALGLALLPAQAAAQLRADLQKDTPPGQATLRVYDGEKLRFQATTQGLSAVTESKFSADGRWLLNVANGNGYVQLWNVEKGERVRTFRGRSSRIFGADFTPDSQRLLLDFSGDTTRPNPQRPAYLPSPSLWDLATLERIAFLYDDKRESFYDGAVHFSTNGQKMVFTRKTDHSSGPTSVWDARTGQHLSTVSRLPYLPGTPNRWGSEGQGGAGAADARLSPEGSRVLVLYVDGRLAEYDANTAKLLRVRGKAGEAEAQAQLETFEKSVQ; encoded by the coding sequence ATGAGCCGCCTCCTGGCCCTCGGCCTCGCCCTGCTCCCTGCGCAGGCCGCCGCCCAGCTCCGCGCCGACCTCCAAAAGGACACGCCGCCGGGTCAGGCCACGTTGAGGGTCTACGACGGCGAAAAGTTACGATTTCAAGCCACGACCCAGGGGCTCAGCGCCGTAACGGAGAGCAAGTTCAGCGCGGACGGGCGGTGGCTGCTGAACGTGGCGAACGGGAACGGCTACGTCCAACTCTGGAACGTGGAGAAAGGCGAACGGGTGAGGACATTCAGGGGGCGTTCCTCCCGCATCTTCGGGGCCGATTTCACGCCGGACAGCCAGCGGTTGCTGCTGGATTTCAGCGGGGATACCACGCGCCCGAATCCCCAGCGCCCCGCTTACCTACCCTCACCGTCACTCTGGGACCTCGCCACCCTGGAGCGAATCGCCTTTCTCTACGACGACAAACGCGAGAGCTTCTACGACGGGGCCGTCCACTTCAGCACCAACGGGCAGAAGATGGTCTTCACCCGCAAAACGGACCATTCATCCGGTCCAACCTCTGTCTGGGACGCCCGAACGGGGCAACATTTGAGCACTGTCTCTCGCCTCCCATACCTCCCGGGAACGCCAAACCGCTGGGGGAGTGAAGGTCAGGGTGGAGCCGGAGCCGCCGACGCCCGCCTCTCCCCCGAGGGCAGCCGCGTCCTCGTCCTGTACGTGGATGGGCGACTGGCCGAGTACGACGCGAACACCGCCAAATTGCTGAGGGTGCGTGGCAAGGCGGGCGAGGCAGAGGCGCAGGCGCAGTTGGAGACCTTCGAGAAGTCAGTGCAATAA
- a CDS encoding thiolase family protein has product MRDAVIVSAVRTPVGRGVKGTLANTRPDDLAALVLSEAVKRAGVDPSIVEDVYMGCAIPEAEQGLNVARMAALRAGMPDSVGGVTVNRFCSSGLQTIAMAAAAIQTGQADVMLAGGVESMSMVPMTGHNPSPNPDLVDERPGAYIGMGLTAENVAAKYGVSREDQDRFALRSHQRAAAAQDSGKFDAEIIPVPVQVDKVKGTKVTSTTLNFDKDELIRRDANLEDMAKVRPAFKATGSVSAANSSPFSDGAAAVLVMSAEKAQELGVKPLAKFLGFAVAGVEPELMGIGPVRAVPKVLAQTGLTLDDIDLIELNEAFAAQSLAVARELGFDEEKMNVNGGAIALGHPLGCSGAKLTATAIYELRRRGGGKALITMCIGGGMGAAGVLEVFPEEGAGEQAAD; this is encoded by the coding sequence ATGCGTGATGCTGTCATCGTTTCTGCCGTTCGTACCCCTGTCGGTCGCGGCGTCAAAGGCACCCTCGCCAACACCCGCCCCGACGACCTCGCCGCCCTCGTGCTCAGTGAAGCCGTGAAGCGCGCGGGTGTGGACCCCTCCATCGTGGAGGACGTGTACATGGGCTGCGCCATCCCCGAGGCCGAGCAGGGCCTGAACGTGGCGCGCATGGCCGCGCTGCGGGCGGGAATGCCCGACTCGGTGGGCGGCGTGACGGTCAACCGCTTCTGCTCCAGCGGCCTCCAGACGATTGCTATGGCGGCGGCGGCGATCCAGACCGGGCAGGCGGACGTGATGCTGGCCGGGGGCGTGGAGAGCATGAGCATGGTGCCCATGACCGGCCACAACCCCAGCCCCAACCCCGACCTCGTGGACGAGCGCCCCGGCGCCTACATCGGCATGGGCCTGACCGCCGAGAACGTGGCCGCCAAGTACGGCGTGAGCCGCGAGGACCAGGACCGCTTCGCCCTCCGCAGCCACCAGCGCGCGGCGGCAGCCCAGGACTCCGGCAAGTTCGACGCCGAGATCATCCCCGTGCCCGTGCAGGTGGACAAGGTGAAGGGCACGAAGGTCACCAGCACGACCCTCAACTTCGACAAGGACGAGCTGATTCGCCGCGACGCCAACCTGGAGGACATGGCGAAGGTCCGCCCGGCCTTCAAGGCGACCGGCTCGGTGAGTGCGGCCAACTCCAGCCCCTTCAGCGACGGGGCCGCCGCCGTCCTCGTCATGAGTGCCGAGAAGGCGCAGGAACTCGGCGTGAAACCCCTGGCGAAGTTCCTCGGCTTCGCGGTGGCGGGCGTGGAGCCGGAGCTGATGGGTATCGGCCCCGTGCGGGCGGTGCCGAAGGTCCTCGCCCAGACCGGCCTGACCCTGGACGACATTGACCTGATCGAGCTGAACGAGGCGTTTGCCGCCCAGAGCCTCGCCGTGGCCCGCGAGCTGGGCTTCGACGAGGAGAAAATGAACGTGAACGGCGGCGCCATCGCCCTGGGGCACCCGCTGGGCTGCTCGGGCGCCAAGCTCACGGCGACCGCGATCTACGAGCTGCGGCGCCGGGGCGGCGGCAAGGCGCTGATCACCATGTGCATCGGCGGCGGCATGGGCGCGGCGGGCGTGCTCGAGGTGTTCCCGGAGGAGGGCGCGGGGGAGCAGGCGGCGGACTGA
- a CDS encoding alpha/beta hydrolase family protein: MNQRPRLLDRLRHVRKRQVATWAALGYVALLGAATFVGADITLRSKTRWVKGTFVPVGRRGNSVYLPASPETLSRGVIGIVPLRPNRGHAILGSAKMAGTLVRREVQEERGVLPNGALAWVSTFVYNGTPAQLGVEYENTAISTPLGDMPAWHIPPVSGERDAIVIVVHGHGGQRSQALRMLPALRRTGAGSLFVTFRNAFGAPRSGNGYHTLGDEEAEDVLAALEWAKEAGYRRAVLYGFSMGGNIVLSVLRPKHEPFPLPVLGVMLDCPVLDWRATIRWQGRRYGLPPFVARHVATFVQYVVTRRSGQDFDAVDQIRAAPGFRVPILLWHGTRDRTIPVGQADALAAARPDLVEYHRVEGAKHIRCWNIDPAGYDAALEGFMARVLG; encoded by the coding sequence ATGAACCAGCGTCCCCGCCTCCTCGACCGTCTGCGCCACGTCCGCAAGCGCCAGGTCGCCACCTGGGCTGCTCTCGGCTATGTCGCCCTGTTGGGAGCGGCAACGTTCGTGGGCGCCGACATCACCCTGCGGTCCAAGACTCGCTGGGTGAAGGGGACGTTCGTTCCGGTGGGGCGGCGGGGCAACTCGGTCTACCTGCCCGCCTCGCCGGAGACGCTCTCCCGTGGTGTCATCGGCATCGTGCCCCTGCGGCCCAACCGGGGACATGCGATTTTAGGCTCTGCAAAGATGGCGGGAACCCTCGTGAGGCGCGAGGTGCAGGAGGAGCGCGGCGTGCTGCCCAATGGCGCCCTCGCCTGGGTCTCCACCTTCGTCTACAACGGCACCCCGGCGCAACTGGGCGTGGAGTACGAGAACACCGCCATCAGCACGCCGCTGGGGGACATGCCCGCGTGGCACATTCCGCCGGTCTCGGGCGAGCGCGACGCTATCGTGATCGTCGTTCACGGGCACGGCGGGCAGCGTTCGCAGGCGTTGCGGATGCTCCCGGCGCTGCGGCGGACGGGCGCAGGCTCCCTCTTCGTCACCTTCCGCAATGCCTTCGGCGCCCCGCGCTCCGGGAACGGCTATCACACCCTGGGCGACGAGGAGGCCGAGGACGTGCTCGCCGCCCTGGAGTGGGCGAAGGAGGCGGGCTACCGGCGGGCGGTGCTCTACGGCTTCAGCATGGGCGGCAACATCGTCCTGAGCGTGCTGCGCCCCAAGCACGAGCCGTTCCCCCTCCCCGTCCTAGGCGTGATGCTCGACTGCCCGGTGCTCGACTGGCGCGCGACCATCCGTTGGCAGGGGCGGCGGTACGGCCTGCCGCCCTTCGTGGCGCGGCATGTGGCGACCTTCGTGCAGTACGTCGTCACCCGCCGCAGCGGCCAGGACTTCGACGCGGTGGACCAAATCAGGGCCGCCCCGGGCTTCCGGGTGCCCATCCTCCTGTGGCACGGCACCCGCGACCGCACCATTCCGGTGGGGCAGGCCGACGCCCTCGCCGCCGCCCGCCCCGATCTGGTGGAGTACCACCGGGTCGAGGGAGCCAAGCACATCCGCTGTTGGAACATCGACCCGGCGGGGTACGACGCGGCGCTGGAGGGGTTCATGGCGCGGGTGTTGGGGTAA
- a CDS encoding 3-hydroxyacyl-CoA dehydrogenase/enoyl-CoA hydratase family protein, producing the protein MKIRKAAVIGAGVMGAAIAAQLANAGIPVTLLDIVLPDQPDRNFLAKAGIQRALKASPAAFMDPARAALITPGNLEDDLGKLKDADWILEAIIEKLDAKRDLWARVEGVAKKTAIISSNSSGIPMHLQIEGRGEDFQRRFVGAHFFNPPRYLHLLEVIPTPKTDPEVLRTFSEFADHTLGKGVVVANDVPGFVANRIGVYGIIRAMRHMERTGLTPDEVDQLTGPALGRAKSATFRTADLSGLDIIYHVANDLGKATPEDEDFSLTDTFRRLVEEKKWLGDKTGSGFYKKTKDERRKTKILSLNLDTLEYEDRGKVSVPAVEAVKSQPLAQRVKALYNAEGKEGDFLRGVMNDGFWYAAKMAGVVSGRLQDIDNALKWGFGWEEGPFETMDTLGVQTVIANLEAEGRTLPPLLQSMKESGRERFYQGEETVTPTGEPTKYEAPYFILTDLKKDATKLVKKRAGASVVDLGDGVLLVEWHAKMNALGEDQLRAVQDAHKLVQEMGFAGLVLGNQGENFSAGANLPLVLAQAQAEEWDELDSAIKQFQQVTTSMRFSPHPTVAAPFGLALGGGCEFSIHADRIVASAETYMGLVEVGVGLIPGGGGTKEMLLRFTDQLQPGQPLLPAVQRAFELIGTAKVSTSALDARKLGFLRDHDTVVMNKNRIIEEAKRQVLALAPGYVQPTPRQDIPVMGDAAIAAVKLALYGMTEGGYATKYDAEVGTQLARVLSGGTGNNRNAKVSEGHLLDLEREAFLTLLGKKGTQDRIAHMLKTGKPLRN; encoded by the coding sequence ATGAAGATACGGAAAGCCGCCGTCATCGGCGCGGGCGTGATGGGGGCCGCCATCGCCGCCCAGCTCGCCAACGCGGGCATCCCCGTCACCCTGCTCGACATCGTGTTGCCGGACCAGCCCGACCGCAACTTCCTCGCCAAGGCGGGCATCCAGCGGGCACTCAAGGCCAGCCCCGCCGCCTTCATGGACCCCGCCCGCGCCGCGCTCATCACGCCGGGCAACCTTGAAGACGACCTCGGCAAGCTCAAGGACGCCGACTGGATTCTGGAAGCCATCATCGAGAAGCTCGACGCCAAGCGGGACCTGTGGGCGCGGGTGGAGGGTGTGGCGAAGAAGACGGCGATCATCTCCTCCAACTCCAGCGGCATTCCCATGCACCTCCAGATCGAGGGCCGGGGCGAGGACTTCCAGCGTCGCTTTGTCGGCGCGCACTTCTTCAACCCGCCGCGCTACCTGCACCTCCTCGAAGTCATCCCGACGCCGAAGACCGACCCGGAGGTGCTGCGGACCTTCTCCGAGTTCGCGGACCACACGCTCGGCAAGGGCGTGGTCGTCGCCAACGACGTGCCCGGCTTTGTCGCCAACCGCATTGGCGTCTACGGGATCATCCGCGCGATGAGGCACATGGAGCGCACGGGCCTGACGCCGGACGAGGTGGATCAGCTCACCGGCCCCGCCCTCGGACGCGCCAAGAGTGCGACCTTCCGCACCGCCGACCTGAGCGGCCTCGACATCATCTACCACGTTGCCAACGACCTCGGGAAAGCCACGCCGGAGGATGAAGATTTCAGCCTCACCGATACCTTCCGCCGTCTGGTGGAGGAGAAGAAGTGGCTGGGCGACAAGACGGGCAGCGGCTTTTACAAGAAGACGAAGGACGAGCGGCGCAAGACCAAGATTCTGAGCCTGAACCTCGACACGCTGGAATACGAGGACCGCGGCAAGGTCAGCGTGCCCGCCGTGGAGGCGGTGAAGAGTCAGCCCCTCGCCCAGCGCGTGAAGGCCCTCTACAACGCGGAAGGCAAGGAGGGCGACTTCCTGCGCGGCGTGATGAACGACGGCTTCTGGTACGCGGCGAAGATGGCCGGGGTCGTGTCGGGCCGCCTTCAGGACATCGACAACGCCCTGAAGTGGGGCTTCGGCTGGGAGGAAGGTCCCTTCGAGACGATGGATACCCTGGGCGTCCAGACCGTGATCGCCAACCTGGAGGCTGAGGGCCGCACCCTCCCGCCCCTCCTCCAGTCGATGAAGGAGTCGGGCCGCGAACGCTTCTACCAGGGCGAGGAGACGGTCACGCCGACGGGTGAGCCGACGAAGTACGAGGCGCCCTACTTCATTCTGACCGACCTGAAGAAGGACGCCACGAAGCTCGTCAAGAAGCGGGCGGGCGCGAGCGTCGTGGACCTCGGCGACGGCGTTCTGCTCGTCGAGTGGCACGCGAAGATGAACGCGCTGGGGGAAGACCAGCTCCGCGCCGTGCAGGACGCGCACAAGCTCGTTCAGGAGATGGGCTTCGCGGGTCTCGTCCTCGGCAACCAGGGCGAGAACTTCAGCGCGGGGGCGAACCTGCCGCTGGTCCTCGCGCAGGCGCAGGCCGAGGAGTGGGACGAGCTGGACAGCGCGATCAAGCAGTTCCAGCAGGTCACGACCTCCATGCGCTTCAGCCCGCACCCGACGGTGGCCGCGCCCTTCGGCCTGGCGCTCGGCGGCGGCTGCGAGTTCTCCATCCACGCCGACCGTATCGTCGCCAGCGCGGAGACGTACATGGGGCTCGTGGAGGTCGGCGTCGGCCTGATCCCCGGTGGCGGCGGCACGAAGGAAATGCTGCTGCGCTTCACGGACCAGCTCCAGCCGGGTCAGCCCCTCCTGCCCGCCGTTCAGCGTGCCTTTGAACTCATCGGCACGGCGAAGGTTTCGACCAGCGCCCTCGACGCCCGCAAGCTCGGCTTCCTGCGCGACCACGACACGGTGGTCATGAACAAGAACCGGATCATCGAGGAGGCCAAGCGGCAGGTCCTCGCCCTCGCCCCCGGCTACGTGCAGCCCACGCCCCGCCAGGACATCCCGGTGATGGGCGACGCCGCCATCGCTGCCGTCAAGCTCGCCCTCTACGGCATGACCGAAGGCGGGTACGCGACGAAGTACGACGCCGAGGTCGGCACCCAGCTCGCACGCGTGCTCTCCGGCGGCACGGGCAACAACCGCAACGCGAAAGTCAGCGAGGGGCACCTCCTCGACCTTGAACGCGAAGCCTTCCTCACCCTGCTGGGTAAGAAGGGCACACAGGACCGGATCGCCCACATGCTCAAGACGGGCAAGCCGCTCAGGAACTGA
- a CDS encoding sulfite exporter TauE/SafE family protein → MLAVIGVGLLAGVLGAILGLGGGVVVVPALEFVLPQFGREITIQQAVAVSQIGVLAVGLSGAASYLKQGLVRARTGYLLSPYTILGGALGSFLGLVLPARAVATVFAILLLYSAYNLLRGLKRVEVEREPSRLVPPAMTFAGVMSGLLGIGGGTVQVPVLNLLAGVPIRQAIATSTFIMGLTAVGNALVYQAGGLLDVRLAAGVALGVLIGARAGASLQSRIPAAQLKLFFSLLLIFTAGQLLWKYWGNG, encoded by the coding sequence ATGCTCGCCGTGATCGGCGTTGGCCTGCTCGCCGGGGTGCTGGGCGCCATCCTGGGCCTGGGCGGCGGCGTGGTCGTCGTGCCCGCGCTGGAGTTCGTGCTGCCGCAATTTGGGCGCGAGATCACCATTCAGCAGGCGGTCGCCGTGTCGCAGATCGGGGTGCTCGCGGTGGGCCTGAGCGGCGCGGCGAGTTACCTGAAACAGGGGCTGGTGCGGGCGCGGACCGGGTATCTCCTCTCGCCGTACACCATCCTGGGCGGGGCGCTGGGAAGCTTCCTGGGGCTGGTGCTCCCCGCGCGGGCGGTAGCGACGGTGTTCGCCATCCTGCTGCTCTACTCCGCCTACAACCTGCTGAGGGGGCTCAAACGGGTGGAGGTCGAGCGCGAACCGAGCCGCCTCGTGCCCCCGGCGATGACCTTCGCGGGCGTGATGAGCGGTCTGCTGGGCATCGGCGGCGGGACGGTGCAGGTGCCGGTCCTCAATCTCCTCGCGGGGGTGCCCATCCGGCAGGCCATCGCCACCTCGACCTTCATCATGGGCCTGACCGCCGTGGGCAACGCGCTCGTCTATCAGGCGGGCGGGCTGCTCGACGTGCGGCTGGCGGCGGGGGTGGCGCTCGGCGTGCTCATCGGGGCGCGGGCGGGGGCGAGCCTGCAAAGCCGGATTCCCGCCGCGCAGCTCAAGCTCTTTTTCAGCCTGCTCCTGATCTTCACGGCGGGGCAACTGCTGTGGAAATACTGGGGGAACGGGTGA
- a CDS encoding FMN-binding negative transcriptional regulator, whose protein sequence is MYLPAHHRMEDQDEGVRFMRAHSFATLVTAPGGVPFATHLPLLVQEEEGGLFLRSHLARANPQWRHFGPEEVLVIFQGPHALVDPAWYASAPNVPTWNYAVVHAYGHARVVEGERARAVAYGLVELHTPDMRAIPEDFERRLLAGVVTFEIGVTRLEGKYKLSQNKSAQDAENVRRELSRSARDHERETAELMRPRE, encoded by the coding sequence ATGTACCTCCCCGCACACCACCGCATGGAGGACCAGGACGAGGGGGTGCGCTTCATGCGGGCGCACTCCTTCGCCACGCTCGTCACGGCCCCGGGCGGCGTGCCCTTCGCCACCCACCTGCCCCTGCTCGTTCAGGAGGAGGAAGGCGGGCTGTTTCTGCGCTCGCACCTCGCCCGCGCGAACCCGCAGTGGCGGCACTTCGGGCCAGAGGAGGTGCTGGTGATCTTCCAGGGACCGCACGCCCTGGTGGACCCGGCGTGGTACGCCTCGGCCCCGAACGTGCCGACCTGGAACTACGCGGTGGTCCACGCCTACGGCCACGCGCGGGTGGTGGAGGGCGAGCGGGCGCGCGCCGTCGCCTACGGGCTGGTCGAGCTGCACACGCCCGACATGCGGGCCATCCCCGAGGACTTCGAGCGCCGCCTGCTGGCCGGGGTGGTGACCTTCGAGATCGGGGTCACGCGGCTGGAGGGCAAATACAAGCTCAGCCAGAACAAGTCGGCGCAGGACGCCGAGAACGTTCGCCGTGAGCTGTCCCGCAGCGCCCGCGACCACGAGCGCGAGACCGCCGAGCTGATGCGGCCCCGCGAGTGA